agagagagagagagaggatacaACCAAAAAAAGAACAAGCTGAGAGGATGAAAATTGAACATATTACATGCAGGTAGAATCCTATCGacgtttttaattttatattgtgATGGTTGTGATTGGAACAAACAGAAGTAATGTGCCCATAGTCCAGACACCTGCCGTTAACTCTTTTTCTTTGGTCAGTCCAGTAAATCAATCATTCGAGCAGGAACAGGAACTGGTCGATGAAGTCTATGATTGATGTATGAGAAATTATATCCTTCCATTGGCCACTGAAGATGATGATTCTGTTACAGACCGAATAGCAAATTAAGCTGCTCATTTACCAGACTGTAGGAGCCCATGCATGAAGCCACGTAGCGACCTCCGGCCACTTCTCTGCCCAAATGCCCGCTCTATGGGCCACgccttcctctctctcctctacCCACCTTCTCCATCTCTCCCACCCAAAGTTGCGCTAAAGAAAAAGTATCTTCGGCCAAACCCCAAGGTTTCAGCCAGCTGATTCCAAGCATGGTGAAGCTCGCCACGGCTCGAGAGAGCCGGACATACGGCCCCCGCCGGGCCAGAAACCGGTGGGAGTACATCAACGCCGGCCTCTACCTCTTCGCCGCCATCCTCCTCATCGGCGGCTTCGTGGCACAGCTCGCCCCGACGCCACTCCGTGCCAAGTCAGGGCTTGTAGTTGTCCTCATTGGACTAGCTTTGTTCACCTTGGTGAACTGCCACGATCTCGTCGCCCACATGGCCGGAATCGACTACTGGTTCGCGCTAATGGAGTTCGATGTGCAGTTAGCTCTAGTGGAGTTCGCCGTCCCTCTGGTGAACATTTTGGGATCCATCCTCACCTTCATAGGTGTTCTCTTCTTTCTCATACAGGTTTGTGTTCAATCTCCGGAACCATTGGAGGCACTTAGGTCATCAATTTTAGTTGACTGAAGAACACTGTAATTCAAACGAAACAATGGTAACTTGTTATACTGTGATGGATATTGCAGGCAGAGAGAGGATATGGTTACAGGCTAGAAAAGCATGCTTTGAACACGCTGATCGCAGGGCCCGTGTTCTGGGCCCTCGGTTCGATCCACAATCTGTGCCAGATCTACGAGAGATCTGATGGCCGTATCCAGATCCTGCAAAAGAGCGTCCAGGTTCCCTTCTTCATGGGAAGTTTGCTGTTCTTGGTGGGTGGTGTTGTCAATAGGAATGATATCTACCCTCGATCCATACCAGCTTAAAGATTCTGGTGAGTTTTCTATGGAGTCCATATATTGGATCCGTTTTATTCTGATCGCTGTCACATTGAATACATTAGCTTTTTGGGAAGCCAGATGAGTTCCTAACAAAGAGCACGCCAAGATGGCCAAAGTAcctatcaaatcaaaaatttgttGGCTATAAGATTACTGTCAGCTTAATGGCACCTTTTGTTTATATACTTCCATGCAGGGGAGGAGTTGGGTTTGGTTGTGTCTATCTGGAAGCTTGCTGTTTGCGACTGGGGGGCTGCTGAATTTGGTGAAGGTTTTCAAGATGCAGCAAATGGATAGGATGGGGCTCGAAAAGCTTCGCGGTGGGGCACAGGAGAGATtcgggagggagagggagggtcAGGTTCCCCTTATCTTGGAAAATAGTAGAAGGAAGACAGGTGAGGAAGTGAGAGCAGTGTCTGTAGACAGCGGGAGAAGAAAGCAGAACGAGGAAGTCAGACAAATGTCTGAAGACGGTAGGAGGAGGACTTCGAGTGAGGAAGTGAGGTGTGTGTTAGCTCCTGTGCCAGTTCCCACTCCCACAACATACAAGGATGTTCTGGTTGGCTGCCGATCTTAGAGTGCAAGTCTCGATCAGTTTTGCTTTTCGTGAGGTGGCATCGgttcttcatatttttatgattgccCGACCGACTGGAAGATATTCTTACCTACCTTGTTTTCCCTTCTGTTTTTAGCATTATTGAGAATTTTAATAGATTCAATTAAAGTATCTGGCTTTGATAAATTGAGATATGCTGCTGTGAGATGCTGACATAGTTGTAGATTTTCTATGAAATCTAGAGTATCTATTTTGATGACCAATGATTGACAGAGCCAATTCATTAGGCTATAGCTCCTAGAATATCGTATCTAAATGGCAGCTATAATACCTATGCAACTTTGCTATGGGTCCACTTCTGAGACTAATTATATGCTTAATTGCTAAAATGTAGCATAGAAGAAACTAATAAAGAAAACTTAGAAAAGCGATGTCCGTGCCAGTCAACGCGAGATAAATCCCCTGATTCAGCAACCCACTAGAAGGGTCTTGGAGAAAGGACAACCTACAGTGCTACTCAAAGGGGAAAAAGAGCCTCAATACTCACAAAGCAAACACCTGTGAGGCCCTCAGACGAACATGTAGAAACCTATAGAACATGTGTATTTCTTCGAAACAAATGCAGCAAATGACTGAGCGCAAATTACGGTGCAGATCATAAAACGGTCAGACAAGTTCCCAATTTGACACTAGATTGTATTTTATGGCGAAGACTGATGATTAAGTTAGCTTTGTCAATGATAATGTGTCATGCTTTATGTTCAAGCATTATCTTCACCATGATCCAGAGCTTCATATATATGATGTCCAGCCTTTTGATACGCAGCTTCACAAAACTGAAGTAGCAGTTTAACAACATTTTCAACAAATATAGGCCATACTTTGGTTGTTCCTGATATCAAAACTTACAAGAAGTTTTACGATGCCTATATAAGGAAACAGACAAGACACCGTGTATTTGATTTACTAACCTATAATTTTATAGATGCAACATTAATCACCTTTATTAGATGCATTTTGTGACAAACTCTGAAATTGCCTTGACAGCTCTTCTTTCAGCTTCTCCCTGGCTCAATCCAGCGGACTCTTGGTACTTTTTCCCAATCTTGAAAGAGTGATCACCACCATCAATCACATGTAACTCATTGATGCATTTCATCTTCTTACAGGTGGTTGCAAGCTTATCCAGGGGACACAAGCCATCTTTACTACCCTGCAAGAGTAATCCACTTAAAAATTTAATAACAAAGTAGAATAAGTTCTCCATAAGGAGGTGAGGACTATAGATTCTAATTGGAGGGGTTCATCAGTATATGTATTATTACCTGTACAAAAAACGTTGGAGTCCTCAACTGCAACAAAGTCTCATCACGTATTGCCCCATTCATGCCCTAAATTGTAATGCAACAATGAAAGCTATAAGCATTTCAGAAGTGCTTCTGGTGTAGATGTATATTAGATTTTTTGTGGGAAGACAAACGCGCAAGGCTCATCTAGTAAATTGAATGAGTAAATAAGAACAATATTATCAATGCACATTACTTTTAATCAGAATTACTTATCAAAGAAATCATTTTAAGAAAAAACAAAATAAATGTAGGGTGAAGTAATTGGCAGCATTCATTGCAACCTGCCAACCAACCAATACAAGCCAAGTTTAAGGAGAAGAGTAACTGGGAGATCAAGTCAAATGCAGAAAATAAAGCATTGATCCTTAAAAATCAGCTTGATGTAGTTATAGCAGGCAGAATCTCTAAAGTCACTACATAGAAGATTCTAGTGATAAGAAATGCATAGATGTGATTCACATGCATGTCTATACATTGCCTAAAACATATGGAGTATGACATATCCTAGATGAAAGCATTTTTTCTCGTCATTATTACCAATGTTGGTCCACAAGAAGAGGTGTGAGTGTGGATATGAATGCATCTGCATGCGTGCGCACATGATAAAGGCATCTGTATCAGATGTACTACTTTGGTTCGCATAATGTATGTTTACAAAGGAGTAACCAGTAGAAAGTGGCTTTTCAAGGTGTGAGCAGGGGTTCATTAACATCTCAAAGATATATATAGCTCATGTTATCTGACAGTTTTGGTGATTACTCATCCAGATTCTAAGTGAAAAGCAAAGCCCCATCATACCCTACCATGCACTATCGAATGAATGCAATAACAATCTTCATGCTTGACCAAAAATCTTAGAATTGAATGGTCAGACAAGTATGCTGCGTATTTGGGAATCAAATCCTTAACTTATTTTTTGAGGGGGAAAAAAAGGAATGATAGAGCAACATCAGCCACATCTTCAACTTCTGAAATGCTTTTTATTTGTTCCATAATGTCAGACCATAAATAACAGCATCTTAAATTATTATGAGAAACTATGCTAAAGATGTAAGACTCATAGATTTAAATgttcaaaaatttaaaagatcTTGTAACTTCTGAGATAAGGATTTCTCATCCATCCATTTCCTGGACCATAAATAGTTATTTTCTGGGGGTTAAATTCAAAAGTATAAGGGGACTATTATTTGATGAAAATAGTGAGTTTGAATTAAAAACCTACATGATATAAGTAGCACTGTGAAATTAATTGGAGAAAAAAACATGCAAACCTTAAGGGGGTAACCCAAGCATATAACTGCTGAAACGTTGACACATTCTGCACCAGCAACCATACAGCTGACTCTGCACAAAAACATAAATAAGCATGAACCTTCACAACATTTTCAAATGGAAAAGAAGGGAATGTTTctgtaaaaaatttagagcagTAAACAAGCTTACTAAGACCAAATATTACCTTGAACCCATTGATTTGCCCACCAGAATAAGAGGATGCCCAGGATATTTTGTGACAGCATCTTTTACAACACCCAAGTGATGATCAACTAACTTTTCTGCTCGAGGGGGAGCTTTACGTTTTCCACCAGAGATATCTGTCTAGCATTTGTTAGGTTAACTTGCCATGTTCCATCAACAGCTAAAATGCCTTACCTATCTATCTTATGTTGGCATTTGCcaatcatatgtgagataatgCCTTCCTATCAAGTCcctatctcttttttttcattgaaaGCATCATCAAATATTTTAAAGAACATGTTTTCTGAAAATCCATAGCACTCATTTGTTAACCAACTGATTATCTTGCTGTGGCAACTTCTGTAAAAGAAGTTATTATTACTGATTTTGAATCACTTAAGAAATGAATTTCACTCCTCACCCATGAAGTAGCGTGCTTAAAGTACCTTTCAAACCTCACAAACcaaaaaagagggaaaaaaacATTGATCCAGAAGAAACATGATTTTGAGAGTTGAAAGTCAAGTAAACTAACCAATCACCAGTGTAAActcattatttaaaaaaaaaaaaaaagtatgcggTCTTACAATGAACAACAAATGATTCTGCTATAATTCAACTCACATGGATAATCAAATGTGACTACTTCTACAGCATCCAATGCTTCATCTAACATTTCCTTCCATCTGCAAAGGTAAAGAACATTTTTCCATTTTAGAATGGCACTGTGTAGCTTCCAAGCCAAGTGTGCAAATAAAATTAGTATATAAGTTCAGATAGGGTGGTTCTAGAATTCCCCATTCAGGTCTATACCAAAGAATTTCTTATCAAATAGATAATCGTTAATCATCATGCTTGCATTTAAGAGTGCTCCAAGAGAGGAGGCCTTGTAACAAAAGAAAGCCATTATTCATTAACTTAAATCAATGACAATTGGGCAGAAAAGTAAACCAACTTATGCTTAAATTCAGATATGATAATTTCACTATTTCTGAAGATCAAAATGTAGAAATGTTGACAAAACCAAAGCTTACAGATGTAACAATATCCCAGGTGCACAAATCAAGTTCAAACATGCAATCTTCTGAAGATCTTATTATGGCAAATCTTCCAAGTATTTACAATAAGGTACCTATCACGATACCTGTAATCatagattttaatatttcaaagtTGGGACAGATCATTTCCAATCCTTGTAGTTACACTCAATGTCTCAACCAATAAAGGATGGACTCTACTTCAAGTAGACTTGAAGAATGTACTTGTAAATGGAAAGCATTACAAAGAAGTTACACATGATTCAATATTATGGCTTTCTACACAAAGAAGAGAACACAGTGGTCTGCAAAATGAAGAAAGCCAATTATGGCTGAAAAATAGTTACCTATAGCATTGGAAATGCATAGCAGTCAAAGATCTTTGTAAGATGGACTGGTACAGAAACTGCCATATTAATTATTACTATTTAATGATACAATGGTCAATGGTGATCTCATAGAACCTATGTCAAATCTTAAAGGATTCCCCATGAACTACTTGCTAAGCATGGAGACACCTCATCCAAAGAGTTTATCTCATCTGAGGTATAAGCTTGATTTGAAAAAATAGATAAAGAAATTGCACACCCATCCAGTTATCTTACCAATGGAGGTTAAATGTCACTTAGGCCATGGTTAATTCTTTAAAAGTGAACCTACAAGGTGCAGATCAGCTGGAAGTGCTCACTTTTAGTTATATGGCTCGACTAACTTACCCTAAAGTGGAGAACTTGCATTTCATAGAACCACTAAAGCAGCAATCTCAACTTTGTCTCCCGCCAAGACAAGTGGAAGCACTCAAAATAACCCTCGCTCCCCCAGAAGaccagtttgaagatcaattttcaCAAATCCACCCAAAGATATAGTCGGTATACATGACCTACGATCTGCACATCACAAAATTTACACTCCAGCTTGAAGGAAGTGCGATCGAGAAGCATGTCCGAAAGATGCATTTTTGAAACACTGAGAAGAATCTATACTTTTAATGGTGGTCATGGAGGACGGACTCCTCGAGCTTAATCTGAATACGACAATTAGCGACCTCTAGAACAGATTTATTTGCGTAATGTGGTTAAATCCTGATACCTAGTCCAGCTAAATGAGGTGAAAATTTTTCACTCTCACATGCCACAGCTTCCCAGCCTTCAGCCGACTccaaactcctaaacaaattagtCCGAAATACGGAATTCATACAAGACAACCCTCTTTCACAGAGAGAAGTCCCTTACAAAAACCCtaataatttcataaagaaacgtTCTTTTAGGTTCCTTGCGAAACTGAAGCTGCCCAAGCTAAAAGAATACGAAGAAATCAAACAAAGATGCGAACTTTGGGGGGTTGTTTTAGAATGGTTGGGCGTACGAAATTGGTACTCACCTGACCATCCATTCGGAAGTGGAAGGAGCCCCGGCGCCATGGGCGAAGACCACAACAGGCGACGAGCCCGTCCTTGGAGCCTCCTCGGCCGCCTTCTCCTCGCTCTGGTCCTTCCGGCGACGCTTAGAGGCAGGGCTGGAAGCCATGGGTGGGGAAGGCTGTGGAAGAAAAGAACCGACGAGCAAGGAAATCCCTAATCGATCGTGGATTGGGAAGCGCGCGAACTGATAATGCCACCCTGTTGCGTTAATATTCACGCCAGACTTGACAGAAACCGGATGCAATTTGACAGCCTTTGGCCTCGTAATAATTGCGCGGCAGAATATAACTGAATACGTTTGGGGTTTTAAAGTCATGGGCCAAATAAATGGACCACATCCAGCAAAAGATTCGTCCAGTTGGATGGTGTTTCGGCTCATCATATATAGGCCTAGGCCTCTTCTCCACTGAGAAGGCTGAGTTACATGTTCTGCGTCTTGGAACAATTCTACTCGAAGAAAATGTTTAATAATGctccaaaaaaaatctagaaaactCGAGAAAATGTTGAATAGctaaaaattagaaaagataTAAGAAACATAAAAAATGCAACGCTACTAAATATGTATGCATCATTCATGTTAAATGAGAACGGGAGTTTTCTTGGCCTTTTGGGTCACTTCTTTAGTCCTTATGTTTCACTAGTTGAATGAAACGCATGGTAGCTTTGCCACCATTTTGCTTAAATtacaagaaaaacaaaaagaaaatgagcATGGGAGTTTAGGAAAAATAGATGATAATGACGATGATGAAGAAAAAGGAATCATCATCAACAATAGATAGAAATAGTCTTCCCGaaattaatgatgaatttttgtTTATAAATCATAGGTTTATGTATAATTCGACAATAAAACTTTTTTCTTGTTTGAATTGTTTTTTCTAGAATACTTCATACAATCAATTAGCTAAAAATATCAAGAATGGTTCTTAGAATCTTCTATTATTTAGACAGTAGATTTAGTTTTATGAATTATGAGCTAAGTGTCTGTAAAACATACATAAGTTGAAATGGCACAATTTTTCTTTTCGTttgtatttaaataaaaattcacCCGAGGCCAACATGCGCATTCCACTGTGGAGGGGATTAGAAGCTCTTGCATGGCTTGGACAATTATAGCCTTCCTCGTAGTAAGAAGTAGTGCAATGGCATCTATCGCTGAAGTTCTTGGAGGAGAGTGGACAAAGCATTTCATTCACCTGATCAAATATGCTTTATCTTATCTCATCATCATGATCATAATAAAATCATTCCTTCAGTTAAATTCTTACATTCTTCTGACCCATAGGTCCACTGTGAGCAGCTCCGATATATCTTATGAGTGGTTTGCTTAGTTAGGGTGCAGTTTGCCTCGGTCCACCTTTGGGTCGAGCAGAAATGGATCAATCTTGCCTCAGTTACTTACAAACAATGCGATTTGATCTGTTTTAgacaattttttaaaatcttgcaaCAAAGTACAATGATTTGATAGGAAGCCAACTGGTTAGATTGATAGCCTTGTTTGTAGATGGCACAGGCTAGTCGTCTCAAAAGAATATATCTTTCATGTGAAAGAAGAGTTCACGCTCCTTCTTGCAAATCCATTATCAGGTCGCGCAATAATTGTTTCAGAATCTATGCAAATGGATGCATGAGAAAATTCGAAGTGCTTTGAGATGTATACAAGATATGATCTAACAATCGATATTATGAAAGAAGAACCATCATTCTTTCACAACTCGGACCCCATGTCCTAATGGATACATCCATCAGAGTTGCCGAATGCCAACTTTGGACATTTTGTAGCCATATGCCAAACTTTACACCGCCCCTCCAAGATGGTGCATGACATGGAGTTCTTGTGAAGCAGTGCACTTAAAAGATTTTGATGCGACGCAGCGGTACTCCAGCTAATATATTTCGCAATCTTAAGGACGACGGTGGGTTTGGCTGCGTTAGGTCGTGTAGCACTCATTGTTCAATGTAACGAGGCTATGATTGCTCCATCTCCTATTCATGGGATCTTTCCCGCATCTCATGATGCACATGGTTTGATTTGGTTGACTTGAGACCGGATGCACGTGTATTTTGCCGACCTGGTCTGAATGGACCCATGTGCTAGTCTCTCATATTTGTTTTCATACTTGACAAGTTTTGGAGGTGACTTTATATCAAGCCTGACGAGATTTGGAGCTGATTTTTATATCAACTTCTCTTCTAAAAGCTTATCGGCTTCTTAGGTGGAAAGACATCTTTTAAGTTGTTGGATGACTTAGCCAATCATGGCTAAATTTGTGCCTGGATTCTGGTGACGTGAGCCACTGAGAAAGAATAGTAGTTTATCATATGTTATAAGATCATCTCTAATCCCGGATGTATCGAGGCCAAAGGTGACAAAGTAAACAAAACATTCCGTGATATTCTCACCAGGCCCATGGCATGAGACCAACGAGAAAAAACGTATTGGTGTTGCATAATGTTAATGTTACCAGTGGTGCAGGCATGGAAGAAATGGCAACTTTTCTTTCTTAAGAATAAAGACGGATGAGGCCAATGCTTAGTTTCTTTAACACGTCATCTTTCTATCAATGAAATCTGCATTACACTCACATGAACTGGGTCGGCCAGAAAAAGGAGTCAGGACTCTTATTTTAAGAAGCCACCTTCGATGGATGGACTACGTCAAGACTCTTATTTTAAGAAGCCACCTTCAATATTTCTCGTTCAAAAGATCGACTACGGACCTTGAGGTTACTCCATCCATCTCAGTGAAAAAGGGTTGGTAAAAACATGTCACCAAAGGAAGGACTTGCGGTCAGGCGGATAATTTATGTAAACACACCAAACTGAGGTTGTGGAGCATTGAAAAAAGAGCGGTTCTATGATAACAagcattttattttttatttcctcTCGGATGGGTTGGTAGACTTCATAAATTAATCAATGGAATTGATCTCTGAATAGTACCTGATGGACAGCTAGACTTAGGTCCATATATAATGCAGTCGTTAGCTTTTGACTCGATCGTTGGAGACAATTTATATTTCATCTTTCATTGTCCTTGTTCAAAGACATAAAATCTTTAGAACTCAAGTAAGAATTATGATGCATAACCTGAAGAGAACTCTGACTTGACCTATCAACTAGATGGCTTAAGCTTCAATGCAGTTTGAAGACTCCAAATTAAGTAGGTTCTTGATGTTACGTGAGAAAGCAAATGGCCACAACATGAATGCCTTCCGTGGTTCCCTCTGCTAGGGCTCTTTGCAGACCTATGGTAGCTTCTATGGTTTAATGCAGACCTATGGTGCTTCAAAGCAGGGAAAATTTCTCATGGTTATCTTCTATGGTACCTTCTATAGCTTAATGCAGGGATTAGCATATCCTATCCTAACAAGCTAGCGATTTGAAGGAATCTGTTTGATAGTCTTTTTATTTTCACATCTCTTCAGTGTATTGAATTGCAATTAAATTTCACAATCcattatttattcaaaaaattttacaatcTATTATTAGATAAACAACTCATGATCAATTAAGACAAATTTTTGAGGAGGACATGTTAGGCTATACCCTAGCAGTTATTGCTTCTTTATTTGGAGGAAGTTTTGGTAACTAACCTTCCGTTGGCACTTGTTGAGTGTTTGATCCAGATAATTTTCATATAACTTCTTTAGAAAATGATTATCTACTAATTATCTGATTTTCAATGGGATAATATCGTGTCCTTTCAACTAGCTTAAAGTAGGACGACCTAATCACTTGCTATTCCGCATCAAGTACAAGcacaaattatataattaattaattaacaatatcaatgatgatgatgattatggtaatgatgatagtgatgatgataaaattatagaaataattattataatgatAATGATGATGGCAATGATGATGATAGATACACTTCATATATTTTTTCTGTCATAAAAGCTTAAAAATACAACAAGAACAAGGCCGCTTAAAACACCGGCATCTGCTTTGTAAAACAAAATAACATGAAAAGTCTAATGAACCCACACATTGCTAGTTGGCAACTCCATATTTTACGGCCTTCCATGTATCTTATAAATTACACTAAGTCCTAATGCATGGGTTCTTTTCATATGCAAGAAACAAGCCCTTATGGCATTACTGCCCAAGAAATAAGACGCTAATTGAAATCGAAGACTGGTAACATATACAGATTAAGTAATCAAGCAAAGTTGCCAGCTACCGGCCACCAAGGGCCTGTGGAATACGTCTTAGAAGGGGGGCCCCACCCAAACCCACAACCTTTCAAGCCAGAGAGGAGGGAGTTGGGATGTGGTCCTTGTACTACGGACCCTGACCCAGTCCAAGTAATTAGTGAGCATGCAACCCCGAAGAGGGAAGCAGTCCCCCACCTATCGGCTCTCTTCCAGGTGGCTACATGTGGGCATCTCAATACCGTAGCGGGCCCAAACCATGACCAACTCGCCGTGTCCCTCGTCATGCCAAGCCGCGTCCTTCCAACTAACCGGATCCGGTCCCTCCACCTCTAAGGTCATCCCACTTGGATCCCAGTCTCAGCTTCGTAATTGTTGAAAGCCTTGACCATTTCCATGCAATTTCTCTCCAAAGCTTCTAACCGTGCACCCCACAAAACAAAAGCATTCTCTGGAATGGCCATATTAATTTAAAGCTGTACAACCTGTAGCACTAACCAGTCACCACCCACTAAAACAACCATCTATGTGAAAATGAGACATAAGCATGGTATCATCACAAGATGCCCTTGACTGCCTGTAAATATATATAAGATATGCTAAGTACTGGTGGAAATGTAAACTAATACTAGCTAGTACCGGGTCAATGAGTTGATTAGCAAGAGAATCTGGACAAATAATAATGAAAGGAAGTAAGACCACCAAACAAGCAACCTATGGACTTTCATGCCATCACCACCACTCTCCTCGTAGTATAAATAGTAACTTGGCAATGAGAGGAAAAACCCAGTTATAGTGTGTGGATATTGGGAGATCATCAAGGAGTGAGAGGAGGAGGGGATCGAGTTGCTGGCGA
The sequence above is a segment of the Elaeis guineensis isolate ETL-2024a chromosome 7, EG11, whole genome shotgun sequence genome. Coding sequences within it:
- the LOC105048215 gene encoding uncharacterized protein, which produces MASSPASKRRRKDQSEEKAAEEAPRTGSSPVVVFAHGAGAPSTSEWMVRWKEMLDEALDAVEVVTFDYPYISGGKRKAPPRAEKLVDHHLGVVKDAVTKYPGHPLILVGKSMGSRVSCMVAGAECVNVSAVICLGYPLKGMNGAIRDETLLQLRTPTFFVQGSKDGLCPLDKLATTCKKMKCINELHVIDGGDHSFKIGKKYQESAGLSQGEAERRAVKAISEFVTKCI